The sequence TGATATTACCAATAGTTTTCTTACCATAATTAGTAACACGAGTATTGACCCCTTCAAGTTGTTTTCCAGCAGTAATATCGACAACTTTAATTTCTGAATGAGCACCAGTACCCTTTAAATCAGTGTCAAAATCAGCGACAGTATTTCCCTCATTCATCAAACCAATCGACCAGTCAACGTAAGCATCCCGACCAACATCCGCTCGGCGACTTAAGTACGACGTTACATTTTGACCGAGTTCATCAACTGCTGCGTACTTCACTTCACTGTTATCTAAAGCTTTGATTTCTACAACACAATTAGCAACACTTACTTGATCACCTTTGGTAGTAGTCTTTTGAATCAATGAGAATTTTGAGTTTTCACCCGCTACGACCAAAACATGAGAAACAAATGGCTGACTAGAATCTTGTTGAAATTCTAATTCGATTGGTTTTTCTACGACCGTATCTTTAGGAACATACAAGAAAACACCATGATTTACATAGGCTGTATTATAAGCCGACAACTTGTTTTCATCTGCTTTAATTACGGTGTACAAATACTTCTGAACTAAGTCAGGGTATTCATTTAGGGCCTCAAACAAATCCATCAAAATATAATTGTCTTGTGATGCTACTTTTATCTTAATAATCGTTTCAGATGGCGGTGTTAGTTGCCAATTATGAAAATCAAAACGTTGTATTGTTGGCAACGGTAATTTCTCAATTGAATTTAATGCCGTCAGTCTTTTTTGAACGAACCAATCAGGTTCATTAATTGTCAGATTTTCTAATGTCATAATATCCCCTTAGTCGTCGGCTAGATTAGCCTTGATTCCTAATTCATCTCGCAAGCCAGCATAACCCTCATCTTCTAGTTTTTGCGCAAGATCAGCCGAACCAGTTTTGACAATTCTTCCGTCCATCATTACGTGGACCACGTCTGGTTTGATGTAATTCAAAAGTCTTTGATAATGAGTGATAATCAAAGCACCAAAGTTATCCCCGCGCATTGAATTAACACCTTTAGAAACAACTTTTAAAGCATCGATATCAAGTCCTGAGTCGATTTCATCTAATAAAGCAAAACTAGGTTTGATCATCAATAATTGTAAAATCTCATTACGTTTCTTTTCGCCACCAGAAAAGCCTTCATTCAAATAACGTTCTGTCATAGCTTGACTCATGTCTAACAATTCCAAATTCTTGTCGAGTTCTTTCAAAAAATCCATTACAGAAATTTTGTCATCTGCTGGACGTCTAGAATTGATGGCTGCTCTCAAAAATTCAGCATTAGTAACACCTTGAATCTCAGCAGGATATTGCATCGCCAAAAATAATCCTTTTCGAGCACGTTGATCGACTGGCATATCCAAAATACTTTCACCGTTCAAAAGGATATCGCCTTTAGTAACGTGGTAGTTTTTTTGACCCATAATAGTCTGCGATAATGTTGATTTACCTGTACCATTAGGTCCCATGATGGCATGAATCTCACCTGTATTCATCAGCAAGTTGACACCTTTGAGAATCTCTTTTTTATTCTTAGTCTCTTCATCTTCCACTTCAACGTGAAGATTTTTTACTTCAAGTGTTGCCATTGTAGCCCTCCAAATACTTTCGATAACAATATTATAATATGAAAAAAATAAAAAAACGTTCAATTAACAAATGAACGTTTTTTATTCCAAATCTAAGATTTCATACTCAAACCCACAAGCATCGATGAATTTCATCAAATCACTGGCGGTTAAGAAAATCGTGTGCGTATTAACATTTGGATGGAAAGTCAGGATCTCTTCACTATCCAGCATTTCTTTATCAAAATACAACTTTATATTATGAGCCGTATTATTAATAATGCCAAACGGTGAAACAATCCCCGCTTCCAGACCCAATTGCTCCTCAATATCGTGGTCATGTGCCATCGATATACGTTTTGTCCCTGTAAGTCCTTGGAAATTCTTGAAATCCATCCGTTTTTTATCATCCATAATCACTAAATAGAAATGTTTCTTCTTATCTTTTAAAAACATCGTCTTAGTTCTAACGCCCTCTAAACCGGCAATATAATTGTCAGCTTGCTCAGTCGTTTCAGCTGCTGGATGGTCAACTACTTTATATTTAATATCTAACTGATTGAGTTTTCCTGCCAAATCTTTATAGGCTTGTTCTGAACCCCTACTCATAATCATCATTACCCTTCATATCTTGATATTGTTTGCGCAAAGCGTTGATTCTCAATTCCACTACTTCATTATGATTAATTTTAGCAAAAGCCATCGCATCCGTTAATAAGTCTTTGACATCTGTTGCTGGTTGGTTTGTATTAATCGCAATTTTAGCCTCTAACAATTTCAATCTTGGTAAATAGTAAGTAATATGTTGTTCAGAACATAACTTGATGCCACGTTTTACCAATTCCAAGCTATTTTCAAACTTGTTTTTAACAATCAAAAAATCAGCCGTATAGAAAACAATCGTTAGAATTCGTAAATAAACGTTTAACCCATTTTTCTGGAAAGTTTGATCTTTGTGTACATTAATATAATCCAAAACTTTATCAAAATAAAACTCAGCTTGCTCCATTTTATTAATGCGTGAATAAAAAATTCCCATACCTACATATGATAAGTAAGAATAAATCGTGTGATGTTCTTCGTCCAAATTGTCCAAAATTTGTGAAAAATTGTAAAAAAGCTCTTCAAATTTACCGTTTGTTAAAGTTATGAATAATCCTTTTTGGTAATAAAATTGCATTTTTAATTCATTATTATTAACATCATCGACATTTAAGTCCTTTAAAGCCTCAGAAACTTTGGCATAGTCTTCCATCATTAAATCGCTTTCAATACGATTCAAAACTGTTCGCATGTGAGTAGTTGATGCACTCGAATTTTTGTAAAGATCGTCCACCGATAATCCAAGTCGTTCGCATAATTTATTGAGAATTGCTAAGGACGGTACTCGACCATTATTTTCAAATTTACTGAGCGTTGATTGTGTACAAATCCCTTGACAGAGCTTAACTTGTGACATTTTTAATTCTTTTCTACGTTCGATAAAAATATTAATATCCATATTTATTTCCTCATTCATTTCTCGCACGGTAGATAACTGATGCGGGACATTATCAAAACACTAACATCCCGCATTTTTTCGTCCAAAAAATATCCTACTATTACAATCAATTATCTAATTTATAGGTTGCTTTGTAAACATATATAACTACATTTATATTGGTTCAATTTATATAAAAAAATATAGAATATTTTAATATCTATAATCGCTTACAAAGATTTTTCAGACAAATATGAAAAAAAATATGACATTTCAGTAAGAGTGAGTTATTATATATTCCATGATTTAAATACAGTTGTTCACATTTGATGAACACAAAAGGGTGGGAACTAATATGGCTAAAGAAAATTTAAGCCGAAGTTTATCTTCAAGACAAATGCAAATGATTGCTCTAGGTGGGACCATCGGGGTTGGACTATTCATGGGTTCTGCTTCCACCATTAAATGGACCGGTCCTTCAGTCTTGTTGGCTTATGCTTTAGCTGGATTGATTCTTTATATGGTAATGCGAGCGCTTGGTGAGATGCTTTACGTTGATCCTTCAACAGGTTCATTTGCCAAATACGCTACCGAATACATACATCCCGTCGTCGGATATTTAACAGCTTGGAGTAATGTTTTCCAATACTTAGTCGTTGGTATTAGTGAAGTTATCGCCGTTGGAACTTATTTGGAATTTTGGTTCCCCACGATGCCAAAATGGATTGCCGGAATAGTTGTCGTTGTAACGCTCTGTGTGGCTAATTTAACTTCTGTTAAAGCTTATGGTGAATTGGAATTCTGGTTTGCTTTGATTAAGGTTTTGACAATTATTATGATGATCATCTTAGGATTCTTCGTTATCGTCTTCGGTGTTGGTAATGGCGGACATCCCGTTGGTATCAGTAACCTTTGGACTCACGGTGGCTTTTTCACAGGTGGTTTGAAAGGATTTATCTTTGCTCTATCAATTGTTGTCGCTTCATATCAAGGAATCGAAGTTATCGGTATTACAGCCGGTGAAGCTGAAAATCCTCAAGAAAATATCGTTAAAGCTATTCGCTCTATCGTTGGTAGAATTTTAATTTTCTATATTGGTGCTATTTTCGTTATCGTCTCAATTTATCCTTGGAACAAATTGGGTACTATCGGTTCACCTTTCGTAGAAACATTTGCTAAAGTTGGTATCACATTTGCAGCTGAAATTATCAACTTTGTTATGCTAACAGCTGCTATGTCTGGATGTAACTCTGGTATCTTCAGTTCCAGTCGAATGCTTTATACGTTAGGTTTGGAAAAACACTTGCCTAAGTCATTCGTTAAATTATCAAAGCACAATGTACCTTACATCCCTGTTCTAGCTATCTCAACTGGTATCTTAATTGGTTTAATTTTGAACTACGCATTACCTGCATTACTACACACATCAAGTAACATCTTTGTTATTGTTTATAGTTCTAGTGTTTTACCAGGTATGGTTCCTTGGTTCGTTATTCTAATTAGTGAATTGAGATTTAGACACATCAACAAGGATAAAATGGATAAACATCCGTTCAAGATGCCACTTTATCCAATCAGTAATTATTTAGCTATTGCTTCATTATTAGTTATCTTAGTCTTCATGTTCTTGAATCCCGAAACTACAGTTTCCCTACTAGTCGGTGTCGCCTTCTTAGTAGTTATGACAATTATCTACTTCGTTAAAGAAAGAAAACCTGCTAAAGTCAGTGTTAAAGAAGACGTTGAAGATGAAGAATTAGATTAAAAAATACTCTAAAACTAAATAAAGGCCCTAATAGAATTCATTTAATTGATTTCTATCAGGGCTTTTATAATACAAGGAACTGGTTATTCAAATAAAAAATAAATTTCTAGTCGGGAGCAAAATCCCTGTGATGGCTCAGCCGCCAAATTATTCTTAGCAACTTGTTGCTTAGAATAAGACCAATCTTGAAGACTTTGCCCGTATTTGGGCTTAGCAAAGGCTCCAAGTTGTGTCGGCAGCGTTCCAGCCAATCACAGGGATTTTGCGGACGACGGCATGTTTAGTTTAACTAAAGATCTTTTTAAATAAAATCAGTAACTTCATTAACGTTATAACGAACTGACTTAGTATAATCACCATCTGGCTTACCAATAGCAATTGAGGTGATTGGAATGTAACGGTCACCATCTAGTCCCAAAGCTGGAGCAACTTTGTCGAAATAGTAACCTGACATTGGATTAGCTTCATATCCATGAGCACGAGCAATTAGCATCAATTGCATTGCAGCCATTGAGCCATCGATCGTAGCATCCTTTTCCAAGAAACTTCTATCAGCGTGTTCATACAATGGTAAGAAAGTCTTGAATACTTTGTCACGTTCTTCAGGACTGATTTGACCATTTTCACAAGCTTTATTCCAAACATCACGGTACTTGTAGTGGGATTGTGTATCTCCTAAAACAAAAATCAAAGCAGAACAAGTATCGGTTTGTGGGTAATTAAATGGCATCATAACTGAACGAGCTTTCTTCTTACCTTCCTCATCATCACAAACAACAAAATGCCATGATTGCAAGTTACATGCTGAAGGAGCTGAAAGAGCTTCTTCTAACATTTCGTTAATCTCTTCACGAGAAATTTTAACGTCTGTCTTGAATTTACGATACGAATGACGATTTAACATAATGTCTTTAAAATCATTGTTTACCATATTTCTTGTTTCATCCATACAAAAACACCCCTCAACATTTTATACGATAATTTTACCGCTGAGAGGTGTTTATGTAAATGTATTCACAAAGTTCTAATCTTTAAAGACAGCCAAACCACCAGCTGGATTATTCCAATCTGGTTCTTGAGCTGTAACGATTAATTTTTCATTAGTAAAGGCGTTTAGACCAAGGTTACTCAATTCACGTCCATAACCGGAACCTTTGACACCACCGAATGGTAATTCTGGCAATGATACTAAGAATGAGTTGACGAAGACCATACCTGTTTCAATCTTT comes from Companilactobacillus pabuli and encodes:
- the sufD gene encoding Fe-S cluster assembly protein SufD, yielding MTLENLTINEPDWFVQKRLTALNSIEKLPLPTIQRFDFHNWQLTPPSETIIKIKVASQDNYILMDLFEALNEYPDLVQKYLYTVIKADENKLSAYNTAYVNHGVFLYVPKDTVVEKPIELEFQQDSSQPFVSHVLVVAGENSKFSLIQKTTTKGDQVSVANCVVEIKALDNSEVKYAAVDELGQNVTSYLSRRADVGRDAYVDWSIGLMNEGNTVADFDTDLKGTGAHSEIKVVDITAGKQLEGVNTRVTNYGKKTIGNINQRGVITDHSRLIFNGIGHIIKGASGANAEQQNRVLMMSSHAHGDANPILLIDENDVLAGHAASVGQVDQNQLYYLMSRGLDKKTAQRMVIRGFLGDVLVSIPSKAIREQLVQTIERKLANGQAVSENS
- the sufC gene encoding Fe-S cluster assembly ATPase SufC, with amino-acid sequence MATLEVKNLHVEVEDEETKNKKEILKGVNLLMNTGEIHAIMGPNGTGKSTLSQTIMGQKNYHVTKGDILLNGESILDMPVDQRARKGLFLAMQYPAEIQGVTNAEFLRAAINSRRPADDKISVMDFLKELDKNLELLDMSQAMTERYLNEGFSGGEKKRNEILQLLMIKPSFALLDEIDSGLDIDALKVVSKGVNSMRGDNFGALIITHYQRLLNYIKPDVVHVMMDGRIVKTGSADLAQKLEDEGYAGLRDELGIKANLADD
- a CDS encoding prolyl-tRNA synthetase associated domain-containing protein; protein product: MSRGSEQAYKDLAGKLNQLDIKYKVVDHPAAETTEQADNYIAGLEGVRTKTMFLKDKKKHFYLVIMDDKKRMDFKNFQGLTGTKRISMAHDHDIEEQLGLEAGIVSPFGIINNTAHNIKLYFDKEMLDSEEILTFHPNVNTHTIFLTASDLMKFIDACGFEYEILDLE
- a CDS encoding helix-turn-helix domain-containing protein, whose translation is MDINIFIERRKELKMSQVKLCQGICTQSTLSKFENNGRVPSLAILNKLCERLGLSVDDLYKNSSASTTHMRTVLNRIESDLMMEDYAKVSEALKDLNVDDVNNNELKMQFYYQKGLFITLTNGKFEELFYNFSQILDNLDEEHHTIYSYLSYVGMGIFYSRINKMEQAEFYFDKVLDYINVHKDQTFQKNGLNVYLRILTIVFYTADFLIVKNKFENSLELVKRGIKLCSEQHITYYLPRLKLLEAKIAINTNQPATDVKDLLTDAMAFAKINHNEVVELRINALRKQYQDMKGNDDYE
- a CDS encoding amino acid permease; translation: MAKENLSRSLSSRQMQMIALGGTIGVGLFMGSASTIKWTGPSVLLAYALAGLILYMVMRALGEMLYVDPSTGSFAKYATEYIHPVVGYLTAWSNVFQYLVVGISEVIAVGTYLEFWFPTMPKWIAGIVVVVTLCVANLTSVKAYGELEFWFALIKVLTIIMMIILGFFVIVFGVGNGGHPVGISNLWTHGGFFTGGLKGFIFALSIVVASYQGIEVIGITAGEAENPQENIVKAIRSIVGRILIFYIGAIFVIVSIYPWNKLGTIGSPFVETFAKVGITFAAEIINFVMLTAAMSGCNSGIFSSSRMLYTLGLEKHLPKSFVKLSKHNVPYIPVLAISTGILIGLILNYALPALLHTSSNIFVIVYSSSVLPGMVPWFVILISELRFRHINKDKMDKHPFKMPLYPISNYLAIASLLVILVFMFLNPETTVSLLVGVAFLVVMTIIYFVKERKPAKVSVKEDVEDEELD
- a CDS encoding nitroreductase family protein, coding for MDETRNMVNNDFKDIMLNRHSYRKFKTDVKISREEINEMLEEALSAPSACNLQSWHFVVCDDEEGKKKARSVMMPFNYPQTDTCSALIFVLGDTQSHYKYRDVWNKACENGQISPEERDKVFKTFLPLYEHADRSFLEKDATIDGSMAAMQLMLIARAHGYEANPMSGYYFDKVAPALGLDGDRYIPITSIAIGKPDGDYTKSVRYNVNEVTDFI